The Vespula pensylvanica isolate Volc-1 chromosome 24, ASM1446617v1, whole genome shotgun sequence genome includes the window aaatgtacatacatatacatttcgGTACTTACGTATCGTCTACGAAATAAAAGTCATAAAATATAGTTCATCGTATATCTATTGCAATTAATTCGAAAGTTTTTGTCAAGCTTTTTCACGTTCTGTGTCGTTAGCCAATTTTCGAATTTACCGCCAGACGAAGATAAGTGTTCAAAAACGCATCTGTctccaaagagagagagagagagagagagagagagagatacgagacattcatcgaatattttcactctgaatttctttattaatatatatatatatatacatacacatatatgtgttgaatatatttaataattatttatctaaacGAGGAATTTTAGTAACAATggttttttcataaaattatattactataggTAAAAAGGTTAGACATTTTAAATAACAGTTCTCGATTTTTCCATGTAGATGGCATTGCCGTCGAGTTCGACGTACGCTAGTTAAACTCCTTGTTATGGTGCAGCGTGAGGCGAAAGTAGCATAGCGGTAACCGTAGTACTGCTCGTTCTTCGTACTccttatcattttatatattattgttatctcATGATAAAGTAACaacaatgttattattttcgaagtaatcgatcttatttataaaactaaaCATATAGGCGAACGGATTGAAGATTTTGTAGGTAATCTTCGAAAAAATGAAGTCGATATGTGTCTTTGACTCGCGCCAAGTGCTGACCTAAAAGCAGACCTTGAATGCTTATAATACGAGTGTTATCTGTCactatataaagagaaagagagaaagagagagagagagagagagagagagagagagagcacatCGAACTATAACGATCGTCTGTGCTCTTCGTTAGAGTTTGCTAATCGTCGTGAAGGTGCGATGAAGTAAAGCTGGAGGATGATGGGCGATCAGTTTCGTAGTAAAGTGGAGCAGTACTCGCCAAAATCATCACCGAGGGGTGCACGTTCCCCTGTTGTTTCTCGTCAAGACTCGACAGGGACCCTCAAAACGACGATTTCCCTCGGAAAAAATCCTTCCATCGTCCATAGTGGTCCTTTTTACTTGATGAAAGAACCACCTGGTAATATGATTTGTTCTGTTATCGTTATAACATATCTTTGAAGTACCACGACAGCGATAGTAAAACGTTAGTTGATTGTTACGAATTCTTTCTACATTCGTCAActatttattatgaatatattttaggGGAGAGCGAACTTACTGGAGCAACGAATTTGATGGCATATTATGGTTTAGAACATTCCTACAGTAAATTTAGCGGTAAAAAACTTAAAGAACAATTATCGTCTTTCCTTCCCAATCTACCTGGTAATATCGATACGCCTGGTCATCAAGACAACAGGTAATATTACGTGTTATTTACGTCGTATGTTCTTTACcgcgttttccttttcatGATATCAATTGATTTGTCAATGTATTTCACAGTTCATTGAGGTCTGTGATAGAGAAACCTCCAATCGGTGGTAAAGAATTGTTACCATTGACTAGTGTGCAATTAGCTGGCTTTAGATTACATCCAGGGCCAGTAAGAtttcattattcattatttatacgttCATTCTTAGCGTTACAACGGAAGAAAGAGTTACCATCGCTGactattctttttatagttACCGGAGCAATATAGATACGTAAATCAAGCTCCTCAAAGGAAACATAAGAACAAACATAAAAAGCATAAACACAAACCCGGTGAAATACCGACAGGACAAGAAACGGCTACGACGGATATTAGTAGTTCGGATACGcatgaaaagaaacataaaaaacagaagaggcacgacgaagaaaaagaagcaaggaagaaacggaaaaaggagaaaaaacgaaaaaaacaaaaacatagCCCCGAGCATACCGGAGGACTCACTCCTTCTCAGCATTCCAATTCGTGATCTCTAATCTGTCAAATTCAGTTTTTACCTAATTTTTAATCTGACATCAAGGTTGATACAAATAAgttatatctattttcaaatacatatatacacatatataaatgtgtttcctatttgtatataatcaCAATTTTGTGATCCTAGGGATTTGATggtcaaatttattaatacataacTTTGAATTTGTTTTGTACAGTTTGATTGTGTTGTAATAAGATAAGTTTctatataacaatttaaagcgttaattataagataagtttaaattatttttgagcAATATTATCGATGTTTCATTCAAGTTTGTACAGATTATCTCTGATATAGCATAAAAATCAATTCTTTAATAGATTATTTCGTCAATTAATGATTCCTTTGCATCGAATCAACTGTTCGAACAAGTAATCACGTTTGAAGAGAGCGTATTTTAAAGGATTAAAAGTTTTCAAACATGTATAGTATTTATAAagcaaagataaaatttatataatttaataatacttgGAGGATATTTCATTATCTTAACATTgacttaataatatttataaacctTGTCTTATACTctagttatttaaaataatttaagctactccaaaaataaaactatttttatatttcaataacaacaaataagaaaaaaatatcagcaAGCATCTTATTtctatctaatctaatctGATTATAATTtagtagaaaattttaaaaagggGAAACCGTTTCTACAAACTTTTCAACCAATAAGAATGCACCTTAATTCAACAATGAGTTAAAATACCAACTAAAACTTGTAACTCGAACATTTTGAAGGAACTAAATATTCCCAAGAtactttttatcaataatcacaatttttatttataaatattatactgaTTTTTTAacttcgatttatatatatttatccgtTTATAGTATCATATATGATCAGAGTTCGTTATACGTATTATGAGTACTTCCGGTAAATAGCAACTTCCGATAGTGAAGCAAAGCTCGATCTCAGTCTGGCGACAACACCTCGAGTTATTTCGAGTATTGTAGGCGGTTAATTTCCCGCCATTACTTGCTCTTTTGACGAAATAATTCTTCGGTCATAAAGAAGCAACATGACGGACAACCGTAAGTAAACGAGATTAATTAcgatcataatattatttaattttcgcGTAactatatcgattttataaaaaagattcaatTATGGAAGAATGTTCTACATTTTAAGAGAGCTCGATGACGCTCCATGGAAAAACTTCAATATTAATCACGCATCTAAAtgcatcgttattattacctttcatttacatttttatatacaacgttataaataataaattatttatctaaaataatttttatttcgtttttctttttgtcgagattaaattacgttatatacatttttagaaTCGCATCGTTGAGAATTAGAAGTCTAccgatcgatatataatatataagccGCATTGTGTATCAGTGTAAATCGTTCATTTGTttaaacgttttcttcttttcgtttttatctatCAATGCGCGATGATCGAAAGATCTGTATTTTTCaatgcattttattattttcaccaTGGGcgtgttttaatatatttgactatttatttaatatattttatcaattgtATATTTAAGTATCAAAAATTATGGATCCATGATCGATGACAAAGTAggtgatatatatatctaattatttgtccaaaatatttacttgagaaatattgaaatatatttttcatagattcaattggaattatatatatgtaaataacgACTAAAAAATAACTATCGTTTGTAGAATATTCAAGTTACCAACAACAGGGATACAATCAATATAGTCAACCGCCTCCAACAACAGGACAGGATACATCTTATCCGCCACCTTCTACCGGTGGTggtaattataatcaatatagtCAACCTCCTCCAAATACTGGAGGCAGTTATGGGAGCTATGGGAATGTTTATACCGGAAGTGGTCAAGATTATAATCAATCGCCAGGTCAGGGTAGTTACGGACAAAACAGCTACAGTGGTGGAAGTAATTCTGGAAATAGCGGTAGTGGTAGTTACGGAGGAGGAAGTTATGGTCATGGAGGAAGTAGCAATAATAGTGGCAGCGGTGGTGGATACAGTCGTAGCAATTCTGGTGGTGGATATGGCGGAGGTACGACTTGtagttaatatatttctttagttttgtttttgtttagtaaaacaatgtttatatcgttaataggtcaaggtggtggtggaggaggtaGATATGGCGATCGTGGAGGATATGGTGACCGCTCTGGTGGAGGATACAAGTAAGTATATTTCACATTTTCTATTCTACAcaaaaaaagcgaaaagaacTATAATGCCAACAGCATACCTAAGGCTGTACATACAATATTAATCGATGAAGAGGTAAATCTGTTTATTAAGGTATGGAATCACATTCTTATGACAGTTATGAAAAGTATTGAAAACTCTTCTTGTGTCTTTGCAAATGGTCTCATGCCCATTGGGCGTTAATATGTTTGAAGTGTGCCTACAGGTTTAACACAGGTATAACTGGTAATAAAGGTAAAAACAGGTTGTATATGACAAATGACGTAAAATGAAtgctatgtatgtattacataGTGGTTCTGCATTATTgataaagagatataaatatgatgcgtacatacatatgtatgtagatgtttggtatatgtatattttatacatatacatgtatgtagaagttattaatttatgatgTCAAGCGGTAGATACTGCCACTGTGGCCACTGTTAGGAACTTGCAGCTACTTAAGGTAGTCTAAACTGACAGTTATGGGTTGTTTAGAGTTTGTTATAAGAAGACTGTGTCTATTTAAGTCTGCTGGCTGGCCGTTTAATAAATCatggataataaatttaagacAAAAACAGGGGTTTTTgacataattttaatgaaatattctttgactttatacattattataaatgtttaagTAATGTACAAATGACcatttttttcaagtatttaCTGTTTActtgcaagaaaaaaagagagaaaaaaaaacttttattgtTCGCTTTTTATGGGTATTGTAAAGTTTCTATACATTTTACTTCCATATTTCTATTCctacatattttcatttaataatgaaaatgaaaaaaaaatatttagtttttAACTGGAACAGAGAATATACTGGGAAGTAGatcattgaaatattgttTAGCGGAGCCATTACATACATTACAAAAACATTTTGATCTATTTTCACTAACATTATGATTGTGTAAAGATTTCTCTATGTATGACATGACTGACGAACGTTACATTACATACAGTATTAGCTTAAAATAATATGGTGACTACAGACATTTAGACAGTAGGTACATCAAGAAGAAAGATGGCGAGCAGCATTTGATTCGCCATGCATCGATTGATCAATCAGTCTGTCCATGAGTCGACTCATTGGTATATCTGCTTCTGTGTTTTAGCAGTGGCGGTGGCCGTGGTGGTTATAACAAAGGTAAATGCACCAGACTGTCTGTACTAGTCTGGTGCTATTCACGCTTTCACTCTAATATTTACAATCTAAATACTCGGTTACTTATATGAAAGGGCTGCTCTGCAACATTGTTAGGATGATATATCTctgtgatattatttttatacatatatacatagaaagattatatacaagatatttaaatatttggtaattattagaaatagaaaaaaaatgtgacaCTCCTGTGGTAACACAAAGTTATCTTAATCACCAATTGCTTTTTGTTgcttaaattaatgaataaatgaagataataatatttcaggTAAATTGTAATAACGTAATTAAGTTATCATTCTGATaagaagataacaaaaattcaTGTATTAATGAAgttcattaatataaatttaatcgaagatTTAACAGATTTATTCTTACTAAATCGTATgttaagttttatatatatgtacatatatatattgtaattcttttgcaaattttttagtaagaaataatgtaaaataaactttatttcatattatttattttgaagaaaCTTAATATAGTATACACACGAATAATAAGTATTGCCAAAAAGCATActtgtatgtataaatttttgtatttaattaaaataggTACAAAAGGCAGCTggtgaaatttatttcaataataataataacatcaaTAAGTTTTTTCCCCAAAAGGATGTTGCAGAACAGGTTGTTGAAGGGTGAAAAATAATGCTGCAGCCCTTTTGTATGTTAAGCTGCAACCTTGTGTTACTTACATACTATTATACAACTGATAAGGGTATTAGGGTCAGAGAGtattagtataattatttgGTATGAAGGATGGATCTGTGGAAACGAGAAAGTATTCTCATATCTACAAACTTATGTGCTGAAGaggttaaaagaaaaataatgttactCAACAAAACAAActtggaaataaaagaatgaaaaatcgcAATACAGGAACTTGCGCTTTATTGTAAGCGGActaaagaatattttgtaaGGTGCATGAAGTGAAGTGTTCACAGAAGCATAGCTCCCTTAGGGGTAATATTTCTGTGATAATTCTATTACaaaaaatcgtttatatttaagatgtatatgtgtattttctttttttttttttttcttattattacaaataacatATACAATAACTCTTTTTTTAGAAGCTATTAAAAGAgattttcatacatttttatatatatatatatatatatatatatatatatatatatatttattatacctcTATCTGTAAAAGGGATTGCGTATAACTTGTCACAACAGCACAttaagttaaaaatattatctaagatctcgaaatcaaaattaaatcaaatattatcaaataatatgtaGTGGTACTTTACAGGTTTAATTAAACGGATGGCAATGCTGCTTGATATTattgatagagagaaaagagacaaatatTTATGCAATTATTCTTTATGTAGTAATCCATAGAAGTAcacaaacgtacatacattaaCATAGGAAAATTTGAAGAGCAGTTTCAAAATCCCACATTTGCgctcattaaatatatagtgTTCATTATTTGAGATATAAGAAAGTGCATGCTGAAAAATGGTTTAaggaaatttctattattagaaaattacttATGGGTATTGAAACGTAGTGTTGTAATAATTCAATCAATtggatcaaataaaaaaaataaatattattgatagaagtgacttcatttaattatcataaCAATAACTAATTGAATTTAACAATTCCTGTCTTGtggtttatttaaaaaaaaaaaaagaaaaaaaaaacagcaagAAAGaacttctatctcttttggaTAGATACAACACTTTTCATACATTATTAGATTAGAATTGAGTAGACTTAGGGCCAGTAGAGTCGAAAATACTACCTTTTACACTTAAGAATATTTGTCTGTGCACATTTGAACTCTTTTTACGTTCCAGGGGGCTACGGTGACCGTAACAGTGGTGGCGATGGAATGGTCGTACAAGAAGATACCATTTTCGTGTCTGGTATGGATCCATCTATCTCAGAAGAAGAGATTTGTGAACATTTTGGAGCCATTGGACTTATCAAGGTGAGTTCTATCAAAACTATGTAAGaatctaattaaatttataatatatatgatcacttaattttataaaaaatctttctttagcACGATAAACGTACCGGAAAACCAAAAGTGTGGatgtataaagataaaaacacTGGAAAATCTAAAGGAGAAGCAACAGTCACCTACGATGATCAAAATGCTGCACTCTCAGCGATAAGATGGTTCGACGGGAAAGATTTCAAAGGATGCAAGATTAAAGTACAAATAGCACAACATAAGAGTAGTTGGCAAGGTAATCGCAGTAGTGGAGGTCGTGGAAGTGGTggtagagg containing:
- the LOC122637180 gene encoding mediator of RNA polymerase II transcription subunit 19 — protein: MMGDQFRSKVEQYSPKSSPRGARSPVVSRQDSTGTLKTTISLGKNPSIVHSGPFYLMKEPPGESELTGATNLMAYYGLEHSYSKFSGKKLKEQLSSFLPNLPGNIDTPGHQDNSSLRSVIEKPPIGGKELLPLTSVQLAGFRLHPGPLPEQYRYVNQAPQRKHKNKHKKHKHKPGEIPTGQETATTDISSSDTHEKKHKKQKRHDEEKEARKKRKKEKKRKKQKHSPEHTGGLTPSQHSNS
- the LOC122636963 gene encoding RNA-binding protein cabeza-like isoform X1, whose product is MTDNQYSSYQQQGYNQYSQPPPTTGQDTSYPPPSTGGGNYNQYSQPPPNTGGSYGSYGNVYTGSGQDYNQSPGQGSYGQNSYSGGSNSGNSGSGSYGGGSYGHGGSSNNSGSGGGYSRSNSGGGYGGGQGGGGGGRYGDRGGYGDRSGGGYNSGGGRGGYNKGGYGDRNSGGDGMVVQEDTIFVSGMDPSISEEEICEHFGAIGLIKHDKRTGKPKVWMYKDKNTGKSKGEATVTYDDQNAALSAIRWFDGKDFKGCKIKVQIAQHKSSWQGNRSSGGRGSGGRGRGGGGFGGRGGGGDRDDHHRGGGDDRRDGGGRGGDWRCPNPDCGNTNFAWRDHCNLCKSSKPEGAGSGGGGGGGGGGGGGGGGGGRGGGGRGGGDRGGRGGFRSDRGGGRGGDRGGRGGGFRGGDRGRGGGRGGPMRGVGGRGDRDRDRQRPY
- the LOC122636963 gene encoding RNA-binding protein cabeza-like isoform X2; its protein translation is MGAMGMFIPEVVKIIINRQVRVVTDKTATVVEVILEIAVVVVTEEEVMVMEEVAIIVAAVVDTVVAILVVDMAEVKVVVEEVDMAIVEDMVTALVEDTRGYGDRNSGGDGMVVQEDTIFVSGMDPSISEEEICEHFGAIGLIKHDKRTGKPKVWMYKDKNTGKSKGEATVTYDDQNAALSAIRWFDGKDFKGCKIKVQIAQHKSSWQGNRSSGGRGSGGRGRGGGGFGGRGGGGDRDDHHRGGGDDRRDGGGRGGDWRCPNPDCGNTNFAWRDHCNLCKSSKPEGAGSGGGGGGGGGGGGGGGGGGRGGGGRGGGDRGGRGGFRSDRGGGRGGDRGGRGGGFRGGDRGRGGGRGGPMRGVGGRGDRDRDRQRPY